TTATTGCGACTAAAAAACGTATGGACATCATTCAAAAACAAATGGTGATTCAATCAAAGTCTTTAGATGAAATTACGACACTTGCTGCTGAAAAAGAAAAACTTTTAGTGGCTATCCCTGCCATACAACCTATTAGTAATGAAGATCTTACACGTATGGCTTCGGGTTACGGCTGGCGTTCAGATCCCTTTACTAAGGCTAGAAAAATGCATTTTGGAATGGATTTTACGGCGCCTAAGGGCACGCCTATTTATGCCACAGGCGATGGTATTGTAACTAGAGCTGATAGTAATTCTGCGGGCTACGGAAATCATATTCGAATAGACCACGGTTTTGGGTATGTTAGTCTGTATGCGCACTTAAGTAAATACAATGTTACCTCTGGGCGTCGTGTGAAACGCGGCGATTTAATAGGTTTTGTAGGTAGCACCGGTCGCTCTGAAGCACCGCATTTGCACTATGAAATATTTAAAGGGGGCGATCGAATTAACCCTATTAATTTTTACTACGGTAGTTTATCGGCCGAAGAATTTGAAGCCATGTTGAAAACAG
The sequence above is drawn from the Cellulophaga sp. Hel_I_12 genome and encodes:
- a CDS encoding M23 family metallopeptidase, which translates into the protein MSKVKYYYDPDTLSYRKIEAKKSRRYRNISLFLLGSFLFGLLGLTVLLNTSFINTPKELSLQREAKNYELQFELLNKKMEQVEEVLANIEDRDNNIYRLYFEANPIPDEQRKAGFGGVNRYQSLEGFNNSDMIIATKKRMDIIQKQMVIQSKSLDEITTLAAEKEKLLVAIPAIQPISNEDLTRMASGYGWRSDPFTKARKMHFGMDFTAPKGTPIYATGDGIVTRADSNSAGYGNHIRIDHGFGYVSLYAHLSKYNVTSGRRVKRGDLIGFVGSTGRSEAPHLHYEIFKGGDRINPINFYYGSLSAEEFEAMLKTASQENQSLD